The DNA segment TAGCCGAGGTTGGGATGGTGCGGCCCAGATATCCCTGTTTGTGAATAAAGTCGTGCCTGAAGAAGATAGTCGAAAATTGGCGAGAAAGCTGCGACTTAGGGATGATATCTCCGAAGTTGACTACATTTCTCGCACTCAGGCCCTGGAGGAATTCCAGGCTTTATCGGGTTATGGGGATGTTTTAGAGCATTTGGACCAAAACCCATTGCCTGCGGTGATTGTGGTCAGGCCAGTTGAGCAGGAGGTTTCAGCCGAGGCTACCGAAGCGCTTTATAAGGAATTAAAGGCCTTGCCTCAAATTGAGCAGGCCATTATCGATTTAGAGTGGGTTCAGCGCCTCTACAGTATGATGGAACTGGGCAAGCGTATGACGCTGGCACTGGCGGCATTACTGGCGTTGGGGGTGTTATTGGTGATCGGTAATACCATCAGGTTGGCCATAGAGAGCCGCCGGGATGAGATTGTGATTGTAAAATTGGTTGGTGCGACCAATGCCTTTGTTCGCCGGCCTTTCCTGTATACGGGTCTTTGGTACGGTCTGGGCGGTGGTATTGTGTCCTGGCTGCTGGTCTCGGTCAGCCTGTTCTGGTTAAGCGGCCCTGTGGCGGAGCTATCGGGCCTCTACCAGAGCCAATTTGTCCTCCAGGGTCTGGGCTTTGGCCAAACCCTGCTGCTATGGCTGGCCTCCGGCCTGCTGGGCCTGGCGGGAGCCTGGTTAGCGGTTAGTCGCCATTTGGGCTCCATAGAGCCTCGCTAAGCGCCCCTTGATCTCGCTCAAATAAACACCATATTGGGTGGTTCAGACCCTAATAAAAGCGTCTATCGGTGAACTTTTTAGTTATTAGCACTCTAAGGGAATGAGTGCTAAAATTGCCGCCGATTAATTGGAGATAGCGTTATGAGTACCGCACTACAGACTGTCAACTTAGTACCCGGGAGTAATCTCACGGCGTATATGCAGACTGTGAATAACTTCCCGATCCTGACCGCCGAGCGTGAGCGTGAGTTGGGTGAAGAGCTGTATTACCACGAAAACCTTGAAGCTGCCCGTGAGCTGGTTATGTCTCACCTGCGCTTTGTGGTGCATATCGCCAAATCTTACAAAGGCTATGGCCTGCCACTGGCGGATTTAATCCAGGAAGGCAATGTTGGCCTGATGAAAGCCGTTAAGCGTTTTAATCCCGAGAAGGGTGTACGCCTGGTTTCTTTTGCGGTGCATTGGGTTAAAGCCGAAATGCACGAGTTTATTCTGCGCAACTGGCGCATTGTAAAAGTGGCTACCACCAAAGCCCAACGTAAATTATTTTTTAACCTGCGCGGCGCTAAGAAAAAGTTGGCCTGGTTAAATAATGCTGAAGCGAATGCCGTTGCCGATGACCTTGGCGTTGATGTGAAAGAAGTCCGCCGCATGGAAAGTCGCCTAACCGCTTCTGACCTGGGTTTTGATGCCGGTGCCGATGATGAAGATGATGGCGTCGTCGCCCCAGCGCATTATCTGGAAGATAACACGGTCAACCCTGCGGTGCTGTTGGAAGATGCTGATTGGGAAAGCAATAGCAACCAGCACTTGCAAGTAGCGTTGGAACAGCTGGATGATCGTAGCCGTGATATTTTGCAGGCCCGTTGGTTAAGTGAAGAAAAACCAACGCTGCATGAGATGGCTGATAAGTACGGTGTTTCCGCTGAGCGTATTCGTCAGCTGGAAAAAAATGCAATGAAAAAAGTCAGGGCAACCATGGAAGCCTAATGGATTTCAGCCCTAACCAGAAAAACCGCCGTCAGGCGGTTTTTTTATAGGCTGAGTAAACGGTGGATTACAATCCTCCCTACGTTAAGCCTGAACAATACTGTAGGGTGGATTACAATCCACCATCGCGCACCCAAAGTAAACTCGTTTAATTACGGTAAAAGGTAATGGCCAAAACACTATTAATGATCGCAGCACTTAGCGGCCTATTGGCCGTTGCCATCGGCGCTTTTGGAGCTCACGGACTAAAGGGGCGAGTCACCACAGACTTAATGGCGGTTTACCAAACCGGCGTGCAATACCATTTCTATCACACATTAGCTTTATTGTTAGTCGGTATCTTAATGCTGCAATTCCCCCAGGAGTCACTGTTAAGCTGGAGTGGTTGGCTGTTTGTTGTCGGTATGATTATTTTTTCCGGCAGCCTCTATGTGATGGCATTAACCGGTATCAAATGGTTGGGGGCTATCACGCCTATCGGAGGTGTGGCCTTTATTGCTGGCTGGCTAAGCTTGGCCATAGCTGTTTATAAAAATGTTGGCGAATAGAATTGAGTAAAATAGGTAAGCAAGTAACGATGTCAGATCAAAACACGCCATCCGACGATAAAAAACGTCGCAGTATCCGCAGCTTTGTGCTGCGTACCGGTCGTATGACCCCAGGCCAACAAAAAGCTTACGATAACCATTGGCCCAGCAAAGGTCTATTGTTAGCCGATGGCATGATTGATTATGCTCAGGTATTTGGCCGTCAGGCGCCGGTGGTTTTGGAAATCGGTTTTGGCATGGGCGCGTCTCTGGTTGAAATGGCCAAGGCGGCACCGGAGCAAGACTTTATTGGTGTCGAGGTTCATGTCCCGGGCGTCGGTAAGTTACTCCACGGTATGGAGGAGCAGGGTGTCGATAATATCCGGGTTTATTGTGATGATGCAGTGGAAGTCCTAAAACAGTGCATTGCCGACAATAGCCTCGACCGGATTCAAATCTACTTTCCTGACCCATGGCATAAGAAAAAGCACCATAAGCGCCGCCTGATTCAGGCTCACTTTGTACAGGCACTACGCAGCAAATTAAACGTTGGTGGTGTACTGCATCTGGCCACCGATTGGGAACACTATGCGGAGCATATGATGGAAGTGATGGCCGCCGCTGAAGGTTTTAGCAATCAAGCGGATGAGTATTGCTTCTCCGATCGGCCTGGCTATCGTCCGATCACAAAATTTGAAAAGCGCGGTGAGCGTTTAGGTCATGGCGTTTGGGATTTACTGTTTGAAAAAACCGCGTAAACTGTCTGCCATCCCAGTTAATTACCATTTCAAGGATTCTATTAATGGCCGCGACTTCCATCAAACAATTACTTGCTGGCTCAATTGCAACGGGTAATACCGTTAGGGTACAAGGTTGGGTACGAAGTCGCAGGGACTCCAAAGGCGGTTTTTCCTTTATGGCCATCCACGATGGCAGCAGCTTTGATGCTATTCAGGCGGTGATCCCCGCAGAACTGGATAATTACCAAGACGAAATTTTGCAAGCCGGTGCTGGTTGTTCAGTCAAAATCACCGGTGAGCTGGTCGCTTCACAGGGCAAGGGTCAAGCCTTTGAAATTCAGGCGCAGTCCGTTGACGTGGTCGGCTGGGTCGATGATCCAGAATCCTACCCCATCGCTAAAAAACGCCATAGCTTTGAATATCTTAGAACGGTCGCCCATCTGCGCCCGAGAACCAATACCTTTGGTGCGATTACCCGTGTGCGTACCGTGCTGGCCAATGCGATTCATAATTATTTTTTCGAGCGTGAATTCCAGTGGATTAATACACCGCTTATTACTGCGAGTGATTGCGAGGGTGCTGGTGAGCTTTTTAGAGTTAGCACGCTGGATTTAACTCATCTACCTCGCACAGAGAATGACGCTATCGACTTTGCTCAGGATTTTTTTGGTGAAGAGTCCTTTCTTACCGTTTCCGGTCAGCTTAATGTTGAGTCCTATTGTATGGCTTTATCCAAGGTCTATACCTTTGGCCCAACCTTTCGGGCGGAGAACTCCAATACCAGCCGTCACCTGGCGGAGTTCTGGATGGTAGAGCCGGAAATTGCCTTTGCCGATTTGAATGACGATGCAGACTTGGCAGAAGACTTTTTAAGCTATTTATTCAATACCGTACTGGAAAAATGCGAAGATGATTTAGCTTTCTTTAATCAGTTTGTCGATAAAACCTGTTTAGAAAGATTGCAAACGGTAGCCGATAAAAACTTTGTCCGTATGGATTATACCGAGGCGGTAAGTATTCTGGAAAAAACCAAAAAGACATTCGAATATCCGGTGAAGTGGGGTATTGATTTACAGTCTGAGCATGAGCGCTTTTTATGTGAAGAACATGTGGGCGCCCCCGTAGTGGTGATGAACTACCCTAAAGATATTAAAGCCTTCTATATGCGGATGAACGACGATGAAAAAACGGTAGCCGCTATGGATGTATTGGCACCGGGTATTGGGGAAATTATCGGTGGCAGTCAGCGGGAAGAGCGCTTGGATATATTAAATGCCCGTATGGCCGAGCAGGGTATCGGTGATGAACTATGGTGGTATAAAGACCTTCGTCGCTATGGCACCGTACCCCATGCTGGTTTTGGGCTGGGTTTTGAGCGCTTAATTAGCTATGTCACTGGTATGGAAAATATCCGTGATGTGATTCCGTTCCCAAGAACGCCGGGCAATGCACCTTTTTAAATCCCGGTAAAATCAGCACTATCAGTGAAAGAAAATAATAATGCTGCATAGAATTTGGCTAAGTTTTTTTATTATAGGGTTTCTTTCCGCGCTGTATCAGTGGTTAGGTTTGGGCGACGCTGATGTTTTTCAGCGCATTGTAAAGTCCACGTTTGATATGGCGTCACTCTCCGTTGAGCTTTCAATTGGTTTGGTCGGTGTCTTGAGTTTGTGGCTGGGTATTGCAGCTTTAGGTGAAGCCAGTGGCCTAATGGCTAAGCTGGCGAGAATGTTATCCCCATTGTTTACCCGCTTAAT comes from the Oceanicoccus sagamiensis genome and includes:
- the ftsX gene encoding permease-like cell division protein FtsX, producing the protein MNSPDKTSGRRDSKGASQSRTSTGDKMNSYMAHHQQVARDSFQRLIGTLVPSMMTWLVIGIALALPTGLFVALENVESVSRGWDGAAQISLFVNKVVPEEDSRKLARKLRLRDDISEVDYISRTQALEEFQALSGYGDVLEHLDQNPLPAVIVVRPVEQEVSAEATEALYKELKALPQIEQAIIDLEWVQRLYSMMELGKRMTLALAALLALGVLLVIGNTIRLAIESRRDEIVIVKLVGATNAFVRRPFLYTGLWYGLGGGIVSWLLVSVSLFWLSGPVAELSGLYQSQFVLQGLGFGQTLLLWLASGLLGLAGAWLAVSRHLGSIEPR
- the rpoH gene encoding RNA polymerase sigma factor RpoH is translated as MSTALQTVNLVPGSNLTAYMQTVNNFPILTAERERELGEELYYHENLEAARELVMSHLRFVVHIAKSYKGYGLPLADLIQEGNVGLMKAVKRFNPEKGVRLVSFAVHWVKAEMHEFILRNWRIVKVATTKAQRKLFFNLRGAKKKLAWLNNAEANAVADDLGVDVKEVRRMESRLTASDLGFDAGADDEDDGVVAPAHYLEDNTVNPAVLLEDADWESNSNQHLQVALEQLDDRSRDILQARWLSEEKPTLHEMADKYGVSAERIRQLEKNAMKKVRATMEA
- a CDS encoding DUF423 domain-containing protein, translated to MAKTLLMIAALSGLLAVAIGAFGAHGLKGRVTTDLMAVYQTGVQYHFYHTLALLLVGILMLQFPQESLLSWSGWLFVVGMIIFSGSLYVMALTGIKWLGAITPIGGVAFIAGWLSLAIAVYKNVGE
- the trmB gene encoding tRNA (guanosine(46)-N7)-methyltransferase TrmB, whose product is MSDQNTPSDDKKRRSIRSFVLRTGRMTPGQQKAYDNHWPSKGLLLADGMIDYAQVFGRQAPVVLEIGFGMGASLVEMAKAAPEQDFIGVEVHVPGVGKLLHGMEEQGVDNIRVYCDDAVEVLKQCIADNSLDRIQIYFPDPWHKKKHHKRRLIQAHFVQALRSKLNVGGVLHLATDWEHYAEHMMEVMAAAEGFSNQADEYCFSDRPGYRPITKFEKRGERLGHGVWDLLFEKTA
- the asnS gene encoding asparagine--tRNA ligase, whose product is MAATSIKQLLAGSIATGNTVRVQGWVRSRRDSKGGFSFMAIHDGSSFDAIQAVIPAELDNYQDEILQAGAGCSVKITGELVASQGKGQAFEIQAQSVDVVGWVDDPESYPIAKKRHSFEYLRTVAHLRPRTNTFGAITRVRTVLANAIHNYFFEREFQWINTPLITASDCEGAGELFRVSTLDLTHLPRTENDAIDFAQDFFGEESFLTVSGQLNVESYCMALSKVYTFGPTFRAENSNTSRHLAEFWMVEPEIAFADLNDDADLAEDFLSYLFNTVLEKCEDDLAFFNQFVDKTCLERLQTVADKNFVRMDYTEAVSILEKTKKTFEYPVKWGIDLQSEHERFLCEEHVGAPVVVMNYPKDIKAFYMRMNDDEKTVAAMDVLAPGIGEIIGGSQREERLDILNARMAEQGIGDELWWYKDLRRYGTVPHAGFGLGFERLISYVTGMENIRDVIPFPRTPGNAPF